atggagagaaatgaaTAAACTTTTCTTAATCTGCTTCTCTGTTCAGTTCATATAAGCACTGGAAACAGACCTGACAAACTGAAGCCATTTTCATTCTTCGACTAAAAGTATATTTAGATAtactaaatgtgtattttaaatttttatcttTGAACGCATGCTGTTTCCATTCATTCCTGTACAATATGAACATAAGTAAACTCTTGAAACTTGCTTGAATTGGTTGACCCATTGTAGTGAACGTAAAATCTGCATTATTTTTTAGGTAGTgatactgatttttttaaaaggtcCATTATTGTATaaaaaggtctctgtccatgtgtagtgtgattatagatcaggcctaggttctatattaatactgtgaaagtatcaaagcctcagtccacagagaaatgcacacagcctgtattcagaaactgagccttaaaaccagccgtcaggacttctggaaccccgcccacctggacccaccatccaaccttgcaggatttgatttctctgagtgttttacctgaaaactgctatatttttatttgatcactcagaaaacagtcagccaatcagaagagaggctcggagagaagcctgagacatgagatgtgaaactacactgagatggtttttggttcttaaaaacacaaatatatcttcttatggatcaacacttcaaataaaacacaggaaaagaagaaaatatgggacctttaacttaTATAAGTTATTTAACATGCAAGACAACAATGCAACTGCGAAATAGTCAGTCAGGTCTTATCCCTTCTTTCCAGAAAAATGTGgataaaaacatgacttttttttttccaattaacCCCATTCAGTCTAGTAACTGCAGGAAATGTGACTGGACAGCCCGCTCTCATTTCTGGGGATTACAACACTTGTTTGGGGAAATGCattagaacagaaaaaaaaaaaagaacatggaAAAAACAACTGGCTGTTTTCTTCCCCAGTCTGACTACAGAGCTGTAAAGTGAACCAGAGAGGGGAATGAGAACCAGCCGGCACACGAAAGCCGTCACGATATGAAGGCTTTTCCTCTCCGACATCCGTTGtagcaaataaaaatcattcagaaatgtgatattttattcCGAAGGGctgtcaaacagagagagagctcatCAGCTGCTGTCGACAGAAGAAGAGCAGCCCTGCAGTgattctgtgtctgtggttaAACTCAGGAGTTTGTGGTCGGTGGGTTTGGTGAACGTACCCATGTCGGCCGGCCGGTGGGAGCACACGTCAATCAGGACGGTCTGCAGGTTGGAGAAGATGTGTTCTTTGGGCATGTCGAGCTGTGTAGATAAGAAATAAAGTCTTACtactgtaatttaaaacaaaacgtattttatatcataatatttctacatgtttttgtctgaaatgtttgtctcaTTCCTGCCCTCAAATGGAACTTGTGATGTTGTATTTTCAACATGTGAACTTTAGTATATTATGGTAGATACACCTGGGAACTTGATAAGCAACTTGCCATGTTCCTTTTCATTAACGGggaatgattttgttttttctgcatttcatcATCACACACTAAGATTAGAAAAATAGTGGACTGGAAACTCTCCTACCGCaaattaaaaagacacacacgcacgcacgcacgcaccaAAAAAAATGCTTATGACTATAAAAAATGTACTTCATGCCTAAATACACCCTAACATTTCCCACAGTCCTCCTCAGAGTGCACAGATTTTATGTTCCAGCTTCTTGTCGGGAAAACAAACTTATACATGTTTAATCAGGATTTCGTTTTTAGCTCTGAGCATTCgaacatttaaaatgtagaaCTGTCGCTTCCCAGAGCAGTGAAGCAGCAGGTCCTGTTGACAGAGAGTTGTACACCCTCAAACAGCTGTCACTGCTATTAGGGCTGCATCTAACGATTATCTTCATTACCAATTAATCTGATTAGTTTATCGATTAATTTAAGCttataaaatgtccaaaaaacagAGTCCAAGATGACAACTTCAAatgtcgtgttttttttttaacgttcaaaaatccaaagatattcagttaatATGACAGAAAACCAGGAAATGTTCATATTTGAggtcaaaaaacagcattttcttaaatgataaatcaattatcaaaatagttgcagctCTAACAGCTCTAATAATCACATGTTGTATATGGTTATGACATACCATGGCTATCTGGGTCCTGACGTAGCAGTCGCTCTCCACCATGTATTCATGACCGGTTTTAAACAAGTCCAGCATCTTGGGAATGTTGGTGCCGACTGAacctgagagaaacagagagaagaactGATCAGCACTCGAAAAGAGAAATTGTCCTCATTGTCACAGACTGACGTAATAACGGCTTTTACTGTTGTGAATAAAGcatgttttaaatctttaaacCTCTTCATCCTGCAAGTAACGTGTTCTGACCCTGAGCTTACCTCTCTTGTTTTTTGGAAACTTCttcctcagtttgtttttcagcgGTAAAATCTTGGGCAGCATATCTGGAACTGCTATGTAGAAGTCTGCGGAAATCTCGTCATCTAAGATCTagacatgaataaaaacagattagatTAAATTGAACTGCCAATGGAGGACATATTTGTTGAGGGATGCTAaactgtatgtgcacatacagcaagtttatttatgtttgtcttttctgaCAAAATTTCACGTTGTGccagtaaataaatgaacaacTATCTGTCTTGTGATTCCTCTGCGACTGCCAGACCTTTATTGAGCTAATACAAATGGCTAACTTTGTAGCAACAGGTGTTAACTTGTGTAGCTACCTCTGCAAATGTAACTAAGACTAGATGAACGGGAACTTTCCTTAACAAAACACACTATAACCTTGAAAATGAACATCAAGTTGAAATGTGCTTAGATATGAAACAGTCTAAACAACAACTACATTTTATCAGCTTCactaaatctgtatttttattattgttagcTGTTTTAAGTCTCTATTTTGTCCACCTGCTGTATGCAGACAGTGGCACTATTTCTAGGGTCTCTCAACTTCACTCTGCGAGGAGATGGTGACAtgatttaaagtcattttaactAAACAGGGACGAGGAAAAGAAAACTAGAACCGTGGTGCCTTTACACTTTATCTACACTGAACACGCAGCACATCAGCAGAACAGCTGCAGTCCTCTGTCAGTGTCAACAACAGCTCTGTCCCGACACAGTCTGGTGTAGACAAGGTTTACATCTGGGATTTACAACCTTAAGTGAACTCGTAACTTTGGTAGTTTTACTGCATAGCTCAGAGGTTTGAGCGTTTTTGCTGTGTGAATTTGAAACAGAGCATTAACTCGGCAGATCTTATACccttcaaaaatgtcataacaaaagGGAAACAGGGCTGGATGATGCGGCtgaaatcaaaatcacaatatctaTATTCTTCCAATATTCATGACGTCATGACGTATTAATCACATAATGACAACCGATTGCAAAGACACATTGAAATAATCAAACTGATCGATAACTGTGCTTCACTGTGCACTACATCAGACTAAAGTCTTCAAATGTCTACAACAAAAactttaaagtgatagttcgggttatttgacgtgtGGTTGTCTGAGGTACTTGCCTACAGTCAGTGTATtacgctttattttgaatattttcactgccGTCCAACGAGCCTTTACTTTGGAGCTACATTTTCTCAGCCGCTGAACTACCGCATGCCTACGCTTGGCTCCGTCTGACTCAAATAGATCTGGATTTAGAGTACATGTACCTTTGTTTAACCGACTCACCGGCTGAATGAGCTCTGCTCCTCCAACAAACATGGCCCCGCTCTCCTGGGCGACTTTAGCTTGATTAGCatcctgcagaggaaaaaacagaggcAACATTATCCATTTCAATCTGACTTGGGTGTGTCAGAGCCTGGCAGACCCCaccactgtcattcattatcgTCATTAAAATGCACCTGTAAGTCACAACCCCACAACCTGTGCTGCTTGACAGGAATATTAATCAAATCCTGCTCGTAGCGGAGGTTTCTGTGAACAAAACAACCGCTACCCGAGCCCATTCATTACAGACAAGTGGGGTGACAAATAAAAGGTGCTGCTGCACATCTGAATCATGCTCGGACAGTATTAAAACAATTCATCAACAGCAGACAATCAATTGGCTATGAAATTAAGATTCAGTGAGGCTGACGGAGAGGAAAGGAAATTTCGTTTTTACCTCGGTGAAAACTAAAACTTTGTTCATCTGCGTCTTTATGGGGTAAGGTAAATGCACGGTGCTGACGAAGGGGTCAACTCTTCtctgtaaagaagaaaaacgaGGCAATTATTACAGTTATCAACACTCAGAGCTCCGGACAAATAAAAGATTTGGGagaaaacatgtgaaaaaggAGAATGTCAATCACAGACCAAGCCTAGGTGATCAAGTATTAAATCCATTCCACCACCACGtcaatttttaatttctctggaGTGTTCGTCATTCATTATGCATAGGAACATTGGTTTTGCACAGTTCTGTGGAGACAGACTGATGAGAGTAAAACAGAGTGCGTCTCATGTGAACTGTCTGGACTTCACAGCAGCTCCACGGTCCTGTGATGTGGAAACAACCTCAGAATGTGTCTTAATTCCTCTGTGTCATGACGTTTCTTTTTAGCCGCGTAACCAAAACTGCTCATGTTGGAAAGCCTGACGCTGTAAACACCTCTCTCATTTGTTGAGGCGAGGTGAGAGCGGTAACAGCCAGACTGGGAGAGTTCCCAAAGAAAAAGTTGAACAACTTTGCGAAGTCTGTTAAAATTAGTCTCTAACTGACAGCTTGGCAGGTGATCAACCGTTATTGGGACATCCTCATCTATTCTGAGCATCCAGCATCCAGCAACTTTCTCTGGAGATTTGTATAAATACTGATGTGACAATTTAACTTCCTAACCTAGTTCTTATTTATTTGAGAACAACTACACTCTTCTATTAGACACACCAAGCTCAACTGTGCAATATTCCTAActatttactatactatattatttatctattatttatcttttttaaatgttgagaTTTTTAGTATTTGATATTGTTATTTTAGCATTTCTTTGCACTGTCAAGtttgctgctgtaatactgCAAATGTCCGCACAATTGCAGTCTAATACATCAGTCCTGCAAGAAATTCTTCCTTTATGAAGATTACAATGACATTTCTGTTGTAGCCGTTTTAAAGTGGTGTTGCGTCAACTGTAAGGTCAGTtcggaggctgcagtttgtggtgctgttgaattgtattgcattGTATGTACacgtgtttttattattttgtccatcccacTTACATTAATgagggtaggctaaataacaagTTAGTGTAActtaaggctgcaactaatgaatatttttatcatCAATTCATCTGTAAATTAGATTTTCAATCGAccaattaattaataatctaCAAAGTGTCAGAAAGTGGTGAAAAAATCCCATCACAACTTGTGATGGGAGTCCAAGGTGACGCCTTAAAATGTCTCGTTTTGCTCGattaacagtccaaaacccaaagatattcaatttaaacGATATATGACAAAGTAGATCAGCAGCTCCTCACaatttctttaacatttttcactattttttacTACAAAAGTGACTGAAACTATTTGACAGATTATTTTTCTAATCGGCTAATTGTAGTGTAGCTATTTTTGGAAACCTTAGTACAGCAGTAAAAGTACTGCTAAAATCCACCAAGTAGTCCTACAGACAGTGTTGGTGAATAGCTAGAAACTACACAACCTGAATATAAATTTAACCACACACGACTTCAGTGGTCCATAAACATTCTTCAGAGTTCCTGATTTGGAGTTCAATGTTCAGAGAACAGCCCGTGTTGATGCCGTTACCTTTTTCTCCAGTTTCATGTCTAGCTTCAGATCGATGTAAACAGGCTGACTGCGGGGGGTGAAGTCCAACACCTGGAAGTTCTTCAACATGTCGATGGTGTCTGATACGTCGTAGACGGTCCTGGGGTAGTGCCTGATAATGTACACGTCATCCACAGGGGCCCACGCTGTCTTGCCATAAGGCTTGTGTCTGTTCGAGTCATCGATcaccctcttctctttcttctcctccttctctggctcctctttcttgtctttctttagTGTCCTGCCAAACAATACGGGAGAtgttaaactgaaaaacatttagttCATCaggtctcttcctctgtcttgtCTTGATTTTATGGTTAACATGACACTTTTTTATCTGCTCAGTCAACAACAAACTGATTCTAGTGGCTAAATGTGACAAACTCTTCGGAGggtgaagcagaaaaacatctccGAAGACATAAAAAGTGTCTCTGGATGAAAATCTTTTAAACCAGGTTTTTGTTAAAGAGTTTGTAAACTCACCTGACGGCTGCAAAAGTCCTGACGGGGAGATTCCTCTGTGCAGTTTGTGAGACACCCGTGTAGGTGGGACCGCTGGCGTTCAGCAGCTGCCTCCGACATCCTGCTAAAactggaaaacaggaaaacaaactgagaaaGGAAATCAACAGACACAGGGTACAAATGATGACCTCCATTTAACACATCAAGGTGTATACCAGAGTTTGAAACTTTGTGATATTATAGAACATACTTTAATTTTGCATGAACCAAGCGCACCATAAAGCATCTGTGTAATTTCACCAGAGGATGCCATGCAAGCTGGTGGTAATCATTACATTGAAGCTGCAGTCTCCATAAAATAACATGAGCTCAGTGTATTGGATATGGGTGTTCAAGTTATGTTATTCGTGTGAGATATCATTTGTTAATATTTGCCTGTGccaatattattttatcaagGTATCAGTGTGAGCTTGAtgatttgcaaaacaaaatatgCTTTCCAAATTTAAAACCTGTCTGAACTTGTTCCAAGCAGTAATTAGTACTACTTTATAATTTTAAGTTACGTGTGTGAGCTCATCTGGTGGGTAGTTGGTTGTTGCTAGTCCtggacaaacagagacaggtgGTGCAAGGGTTTAGTTGAACAATATGATGAAAGTTTCCTGTATTACTGCACGTTAATCCTTAGCCCCTCACATCCAGCGTTTTCCTTTATGATGTCTTGCTTAAGAAACTTCATTCAGAAATCTGCCGGTTTTTACGCAAAACCACATATCATAGATGATTTTATTAAATTGATAGAATCATTCACGCCAACTCTTCAATTTGGCATACATATGAGCCACCAAACATAacttacatttaaccaaaattAAAGTTCGTCACCGCCCTCGACGACGTGTTTTGGTTCTTGGACTACCGATGAACCCATCcaaaaaacgttttttttcGCTTGATTAAAAGCTACTTTGTTACTTGTATTAATGCCGAATTAAACAAGAATCTCAGTGACTGAGATATAATCATCAGAAATGTTGGTCCGTGTGTGGAATTATGAAATACGCAAGGAGACAATAAGAATTGCACATATTTGCGACGTGTTTTGCGATGTGTAGCCGTTAACCAGGAGGGCTAGCTAAAAGAGAAGCAGGCAAGCTAACAGGCTGCACCTGTTTTACCCGTTAACCGAAACACACCGGAAGCTTAAAAGAATGAATATATACTTCTCCTACTAAATACACGAACAATTTTTAATGCCAGTTGCGAGAAAGTACGTTACACAAAACAACTGACCTTTCCACACAGTCCGCGTGCAAGTTGCCATGTCTGGGAACACTTGTGGTCCGTGTGAAAACAGCGATACGCTCTGAACAGTTCCGCCTGAGAGGTAAAAAACCATGTCTCTGTTCAAATATTGATAATATGTAGTTACATTCCTTATCGGGAACCAGACAAAActtgcataaaaatgaaaaaagaatgTAGGTGGAATTGTTAGGGTTCGTTCTCATATTCGGCATACATTTGCTATACAAATCTTGACCTGTTACGAGAAATGTTTGACTTGTAGTGACACGGTCCGTACCTGAAgtataattcttctgcagttgcgatgttttattctattcttAATATTAAAAATCAGTTTAGAAACAAATTTTAAAGATTTGGGATGACataagaaaagtgaaaaataggGGGTGCATGCTGTGTGCGGACGGGTACGAGCGGAAGCCGCGTTTGTTGTTCTTCCTTCTGTTTCCGAGACGTTCAGGGTCTGAACGGGTTCAACAGCCGCGTCTGCATGTCTCTACCGATTTCCTCTATAAATCGTCTGCTACCGCTCCCGAATGAAGGTAATGTCAGTTCTGACTTTGTTCTTACATTGCAGACACTTAACCCGTGCTGTCCCGGGTTACATTTCACACTTAAATCCGCTTCCATTTGTACCAACTCGTCTACCCCGCAGTCCGTCACGGTGAGCCCGGGCGGCGTGCGCCCTGCAGCCGCTAGCCAAACAAATCCAGCGCCGTGCTTC
This genomic window from Seriola aureovittata isolate HTS-2021-v1 ecotype China chromosome 5, ASM2101889v1, whole genome shotgun sequence contains:
- the mrpl1 gene encoding 39S ribosomal protein L1, mitochondrial, translated to MATCTRTVWKVLAGCRRQLLNASGPTYTGVSQTAQRNLPVRTFAAVRTLKKDKKEEPEKEEKKEKRVIDDSNRHKPYGKTAWAPVDDVYIIRHYPRTVYDVSDTIDMLKNFQVLDFTPRSQPVYIDLKLDMKLEKKRRVDPFVSTVHLPYPIKTQMNKVLVFTEDANQAKVAQESGAMFVGGAELIQPILDDEISADFYIAVPDMLPKILPLKNKLRKKFPKNKRGSVGTNIPKMLDLFKTGHEYMVESDCYVRTQIAMLDMPKEHIFSNLQTVLIDVCSHRPADMGPFIERAIIASHTSEALWFKSGDVLPKPAEKKQEE